One window of Manihot esculenta cultivar AM560-2 chromosome 17, M.esculenta_v8, whole genome shotgun sequence genomic DNA carries:
- the LOC110604541 gene encoding nuclear pore complex protein NUP155 isoform X1: MPWEEDIVLRDVTNAGLVVSDRIGREVASQLDLEEALEASRYASHPYSTHPREWPPLIELVDTWELPPVLIERYNAAGGEGTALCGIFPEIRRAWASVDNFLFLWRFDKWDGQCPEYSGKEQAICAVGLAKSKPGVFVEAIQYLLVLATPVELILVGVCCSSGGDGTDPYAEVSLQPLPEYTVPSDGVTMTCITCTDKGRIFLAGRDGHIYELHYTTGSGWHKRCRKVCLTAGLGSVISRWVVPNVFKFGAVDPIVEMVFDNERQILYARTEEMKLQVFLLGPNGDGPLKKVAEERNLFSHRDVHYGGRQSTGPRAPNRSVKPSIVCISPLSTLESKWLHLVAVLSDGRRMYLSTSPSTGSNGTVGGLGRLNITHQRPNCLKVVTTRPSPPIGVSGGLTFGAISLASRTPNEDLTIKVETAYHSAGTLVLSDSSPPTMSSLVIVTKDSSSQSGTLGTSTRSSRALRELVSSLPIEGRMLFVADVLPLPDTAATVQSLYSEVEFFGFESLGESCEKASGRLWAKGDLFTQHILPRRKIVVFSTMGMMEVVFNRPVDILRRLFEANSPRSILEDFFNRFGAGEAAAMCLLLAARIVHSETLISNAVAEKAAETYEDPRVVGMPQLEGFNALSNTRTTTGGFSMGQVVQEAEPVFSGAHEGLCLCTSRLLFPLWELPVFVTRGGLGSSDVTSESGVVTCRLSVGALQILENKVRSLEKFLRSRRNQRRGLYGCVAGLGDVTGSILYGTGSDLGSGDRNMVRNLFGAHSRNIESTAGVTASKRQRLPYSPAELAAMEVRAMECIRQLLLRSGEALFLLQLISQHHVARLVQGFDANLLQALVQLTFHQLVCSEEGDRIATMLISALMEYYTGPDGRGTVDDVSGRLREGCPSYFKESDYKFFLAVECLERAAVTSDPVEKDNLAREAFNFLSKVPESADLRTVCKRFEDLRFYEAVVCLPLQKAQAFDPAGDAFNDQIDESIREHAIAQREQCYEIITSALRSLKGESSQREFGSPVRPAAMRPVLDQASRKKYICQIVQLGIQSPDRLFHEYLYRTMIELGLEDELLEYGGPDLVPFLQNAGREPLQEVRAVSKISTTSPFGHSKASITSTQAKYFDLLARYYVLKRQHMLAAHILLRLAERRSTDARDVPSLEQRRQYLSNAVLQAKNASDSGGLVGSTRGAGALDSGLLDLLEGKLVVLRFQIKIKEELEAIASVLQSSSSMSEPIQDGSVADNNANVEYAKVAQEKANELSLDLKSITQLYNEYAVPFELWEVCLEMLYFANYSGDADSSIVRETWARLMDKALSSGGIAEACSVLKRVGSHIYPGDGAVLPLDTLCLHLEKAALERLESGVESVGDEDVARALLAACKGATEPVLNAYDQLLSNGAILPSPNLRLRLLRSVLVVLREWAMSVFAQRMGTTTSGASLILGGTFSQEQTTVINQGIRDKITSAANRYMTEVRRLPLPQSKTEAVYRGFRELEESLISPFSFDRF, translated from the exons ATGCCGTGGGAAGAGGATATTGTGCTCCGAGACGTGACGAATGCTGGTCTCGTCGTGAGCGACCGCATTGGGCGGGAGGTTGCTTCTCAGCTTGACCTTGAAGAGGCCCTTGAAGCTTCCAGATATGCCAGTCATCCCTATTCTACTCACCCCAGAGAG TGGCCTCCTTTAATTGAGTTGGTGGATACTTGGGAGTTGCCCCCTGTACTCATCGAAAGATACAATGCAGCTGGTGGAGAAGGGACGGCTTTATGTGGAATATTTCCTGAGATACGCAGGGCATGGGCATCGGTTGATAATTTCCTATTTCTATGGAGATTTGATAAGTG GGATGGACAGTGTCCTGAATACAGTGGGAAGGAGCAAGCCATTTGTGCTGTAGGCCTTGCCAAATCTAAACCTGGTGTTTTTGTTGAAGCTATTCAGTATCTTTTAGTTTTAGCCACTCCTGTTGAG CTGATTCTTGTAGGAGTATGCTGTTCTAGTGGGGGTGATGGTACTGATCCATATGCAGAAGTTTCACTACAGCCTTTGCCGGAGTACACAGTCCCATCTGATGGGGTTACTATGACTTGTATTACATGTACTGATAAAGGTCGTATCTTCTTGGCTGGGCGTGATGGTCATATTTATGAGTTGCATTACACAACTGGTTCTGGTTGGCATAAAAGATGTCGAAAGGTTTGTCTCACTGCAGGATTGGGTAGTGTCATCTCAAG GTGGGTTGTACCAAATGTATTTAAGTTTGGAGCTGTTGATCCTATTGTTGAAATGGTTTTTGATAATGAAAGGCAGATTCTGTATGCAAGAACTGAAGAGATGAAACTTCAGGTTTTCCTTCTAGGACCAAACGGAGATGGGCCATTGAAGAAAGTGGCAGAAGAAAGAAATTTGTTTAGTCACAGGGATGTACATTATGGAGGTAGACAGTCAACAGGACCAAGAGCCCCAAACAGATCTGTGAAGCCATCTATTGTTTGCATCTCACCCTTATCCACACTGGAGTCTAAGTGGTTGCACCTTGTTGCTGTATTATCAGATGGCAGAAGGATGTACCTTTCCACTTCTCCATCTACTGGCAGTAATGGCACTGTTGGAGGTTTGGGACGACTCAATATTACTCATCAGAGACCAAACTGTTTAAAAGTTGTAACAACTAGACCTTCTCCTCCTATAGGGGTCAGTGGTGGACTCACTTTTGGAGCCATATCTCTTGCCAGTAGAACTCCAAATGAGGATCTCACAATAAAGGTTGAAACAGCATATCATTCTGCTGGAACTCTTGTCCTGTCTGATTCCTCACCACCAACCATGTCTTCTCTAGTTATTGTGACTAAGGACTCAAGTTCACAATCAGGTACTTTAGGAACAAGCACAAGGAGTTCTCGAGCTTTACGAGAACTTGTGTCTTCCCTACCTATTGAGGGTCGAATGCTTTTTGTGGCAGATGTCCTGCCCTTACCAGATACAGCTGCCACTGTGCAGTCATTATATTCAGAAGTAGAATTTTTTGGATTTGAAAGTTTAGGGGAGTCCTGTGAAAAGGCATCTGGAAGACTTTGGGCTAAAGGTGACCTTTTTACACAGCATATACTTCCAAGGCGGAAAATTGTTGTTTTTAGTACTATGGGAATGATGGAAGTAGTGTTTAATAGGCCTGTTGACATTCTGCGAAGGCTGTTTGAGGCTAACTCACCTAGATCGATCTTGGAAGATTTCTTCAATCGTTTTGGTGCTGGTGAGGCAGCTGCAATGTGCTTATTATTAGCTGCGAGGATAGTTCATTCTGAGACTCTTATAAGCAATGCTGTTGCTGAGAAGGCAGCAGAAACATATGAGGATCCAAGAGTTGTTGGAATGCCACAACTTGAAGGGTTCAATGCACTATCAAACACTAGAACGACAACAGGGGGTTTTAGCATGGGGCAGGTTGTTCAGGAGGCAGAGCCTGTATTTTCAGGCGCACATGAAGGGCTTTGCTTGTGCACATCAAGATTACTGTTCCCTCTCTGGGAACTCCCTGTGTTTGTTACCAGAGGGGGATTGGGTTCATCTGATGTGACATCCGAAAGTGGAGTAGTAACATGCAGACTCTCTGTTGGGGCTCTGCAAATCCTTGAAAATAAGGTTCGTTCTTTAGAGAAGTTCTTAAGGTCCAGAAGAAATCAGAGAAGGGGGCTTTATGGCTGTGTGGCTGGTTTAGGAGACGTGACCGGTTCTATATTGTATGGAACTGGTTCAGACCTAGGTAGTGGTGACAGAAATATGGTGAGGAACTTGTTTGGTGCCCATTCACGGAACATTGAGTCTACTGCTGGTGTTACAGCAAGTAAACGGCAACGATTACCTTATAGTCCTGCAGAATTGGCTGCCATGGAG GTCAGAGCAATGGAGTGTATCAGGCAGTTGCTTCTTAGATCTGGTGAAGCATTGTTTCTTCTACAGCTTATTTCGCAGCATCACGTGGCACGCTTGGTTCAGGGGTTTGATGCAAATTTACTACAAGCACTGGTTCAATTAACATTCCATCAACTAGTTTGTTCTGAGGAAGGAGACCGCATTGCTACAATGCTAATATCTGCACTAATGGAG TATTATACTGGTCCTGATGGCAGAGGAACAGTAGATGATGTTAGTGGTAGATTACGGGAAGGTTGTCCAAGCTATTTCAAGGAGTCAGATTACAAGTTTTTCTTGGCTGTGGAATGTCTTGAAAGAGCTGCTGTAACTTCAGACCCTGTGGAGAAGGATAATCTTGCTAGAGAGGCCTTCAATTTTTTGAGTAAAGTTCCAGAGTCTGCTGATTTAAGAACTGTTTGCAAAAGGTTTGAGGACTTGAG ATTTTATGAAGCTGTGGTATGCTTGCCTCTGCAGAAAGCCCAGGCTTTTGATCCTGCTGGTGATGCTTTCAATGATCAAATTGATGAATCTATTAGAGAACATGCAATTGCTCAACGTGAACAGTGCTATGAGATAATTACTAGTGCATTACGTTCTCTTAAGGGTGAATCTTCACAAAGGGAGTTTGGATCTCCAGTAAGGCCTGCTGCCATGCGACCAGTGCTTGATCAGGCTTCTCGGAAGAAATATATCTGCCAAATTGTTCAACTTGGTATTCAATCACCTGACAGACTCTTTCATGAGTATCTGTACCGGACTATGATTGAATTGGGCCTTGAAGATGAGCTACTGGAGTATGGAGGTCCTGATTTAGTGCCGTTCCTGCAAAATGCTGGCCGTGAACCATTGCAGGAG GTCCGAGCTGTTTCTAAAATATCCACAACTTCTCCCTTTGGTCATTCCAAAGCATCCATCACATCTACTCAAGCAAAATACTTCGATCTGTTGGCACGGTATTATGTCTTGAAGAGGCAGCATATGCTTGCAGCACACATATTGCTGAGACTGGCTGAAAGGCGCTCAACTGATGCAAGAGATGTTCCTAGTCTTGAACAGAG GCGCCAATACTTAAGCAATGCTGTCCTACAGGCAAAGAATGCAAGTGATAGTGGTGGTTTGGTAGGTTCCACAAGGGGTGCAGGTGCACTGGACAGTGGGTTGCTAGATTTGCTTGAGGGGAAGCTTGTGGTTCTTcggtttcaaataaaaataaaagaggaactGGAGGCTATAGCTTCTGTGTTACAATCTTCATCTAGCATGTCTGAGCCCATCCAAGATGGATCAGTCGCTGATAACAATGCCAATGTGGAGTATGCAAAAGTTGCACAGGAAAAAGCCAATGAACTATCGTTGGATTTAAAAAGCATTACACAACTATATAATGAATATGCAGTTCCTTTTGAACTCTGGGAG GTATGCCTTGAGATGCTTTACTTTGCAAATTATTCTGGTGATGCTGATAGTAGCATTGTAAGAGAAACCTGGGCTAGACTAATGGATAAAGCTCTTTCAAGTGGTGGGATTGCTGAAGCGTGTTCAGTATTGAAGAGGGTTGGTTCCCACATATACCCTGGAGATGGAGCTGTTTTACCTTTAGACACTTTATGTCTTCACCTTGAGAAGGCTGCTTTG GAGAGACTGGAGTCAGGGGTTGAATCTGTTGGAGATGAAGATGTAGCAAGAGCTCTTCTTGCAGCTTGCAAGGGTGCAACTGAACCTGTCCTGAATGCATATGATCAGTTGTTGTCAAATGGAGCTATTTTGCCATCTCCCAACCTTAGGTTACGCCTTCTTCGATCAGTGCTAGTGGTACTGCGAGAGTGGGCAATGTCTGTTTTTGCACAGAGGATGGGTACAACAACAAGTGGAGCTTCCCTGATATTAGGCGGAACATTCTCACAGGAGCAAACAACAGTCATTAACCAGGGTATTCGTGATAAGATCACAAGTGCTGCTAACAG GTACATGACAGAAGTGAGGAGGTTGCCACTTCCCCAGAGCAAAACTGAGGCTGTTTACCGAGGATTTCGAGAACTTGAAGAGTCTCTGATaagtcctttttcttttgatcgATTCTAA
- the LOC110604541 gene encoding nuclear pore complex protein NUP155 isoform X2 — MTCITCTDKGRIFLAGRDGHIYELHYTTGSGWHKRCRKVCLTAGLGSVISRWVVPNVFKFGAVDPIVEMVFDNERQILYARTEEMKLQVFLLGPNGDGPLKKVAEERNLFSHRDVHYGGRQSTGPRAPNRSVKPSIVCISPLSTLESKWLHLVAVLSDGRRMYLSTSPSTGSNGTVGGLGRLNITHQRPNCLKVVTTRPSPPIGVSGGLTFGAISLASRTPNEDLTIKVETAYHSAGTLVLSDSSPPTMSSLVIVTKDSSSQSGTLGTSTRSSRALRELVSSLPIEGRMLFVADVLPLPDTAATVQSLYSEVEFFGFESLGESCEKASGRLWAKGDLFTQHILPRRKIVVFSTMGMMEVVFNRPVDILRRLFEANSPRSILEDFFNRFGAGEAAAMCLLLAARIVHSETLISNAVAEKAAETYEDPRVVGMPQLEGFNALSNTRTTTGGFSMGQVVQEAEPVFSGAHEGLCLCTSRLLFPLWELPVFVTRGGLGSSDVTSESGVVTCRLSVGALQILENKVRSLEKFLRSRRNQRRGLYGCVAGLGDVTGSILYGTGSDLGSGDRNMVRNLFGAHSRNIESTAGVTASKRQRLPYSPAELAAMEVRAMECIRQLLLRSGEALFLLQLISQHHVARLVQGFDANLLQALVQLTFHQLVCSEEGDRIATMLISALMEYYTGPDGRGTVDDVSGRLREGCPSYFKESDYKFFLAVECLERAAVTSDPVEKDNLAREAFNFLSKVPESADLRTVCKRFEDLRFYEAVVCLPLQKAQAFDPAGDAFNDQIDESIREHAIAQREQCYEIITSALRSLKGESSQREFGSPVRPAAMRPVLDQASRKKYICQIVQLGIQSPDRLFHEYLYRTMIELGLEDELLEYGGPDLVPFLQNAGREPLQEVRAVSKISTTSPFGHSKASITSTQAKYFDLLARYYVLKRQHMLAAHILLRLAERRSTDARDVPSLEQRRQYLSNAVLQAKNASDSGGLVGSTRGAGALDSGLLDLLEGKLVVLRFQIKIKEELEAIASVLQSSSSMSEPIQDGSVADNNANVEYAKVAQEKANELSLDLKSITQLYNEYAVPFELWEVCLEMLYFANYSGDADSSIVRETWARLMDKALSSGGIAEACSVLKRVGSHIYPGDGAVLPLDTLCLHLEKAALERLESGVESVGDEDVARALLAACKGATEPVLNAYDQLLSNGAILPSPNLRLRLLRSVLVVLREWAMSVFAQRMGTTTSGASLILGGTFSQEQTTVINQGIRDKITSAANRYMTEVRRLPLPQSKTEAVYRGFRELEESLISPFSFDRF; from the exons ATGACTTGTATTACATGTACTGATAAAGGTCGTATCTTCTTGGCTGGGCGTGATGGTCATATTTATGAGTTGCATTACACAACTGGTTCTGGTTGGCATAAAAGATGTCGAAAGGTTTGTCTCACTGCAGGATTGGGTAGTGTCATCTCAAG GTGGGTTGTACCAAATGTATTTAAGTTTGGAGCTGTTGATCCTATTGTTGAAATGGTTTTTGATAATGAAAGGCAGATTCTGTATGCAAGAACTGAAGAGATGAAACTTCAGGTTTTCCTTCTAGGACCAAACGGAGATGGGCCATTGAAGAAAGTGGCAGAAGAAAGAAATTTGTTTAGTCACAGGGATGTACATTATGGAGGTAGACAGTCAACAGGACCAAGAGCCCCAAACAGATCTGTGAAGCCATCTATTGTTTGCATCTCACCCTTATCCACACTGGAGTCTAAGTGGTTGCACCTTGTTGCTGTATTATCAGATGGCAGAAGGATGTACCTTTCCACTTCTCCATCTACTGGCAGTAATGGCACTGTTGGAGGTTTGGGACGACTCAATATTACTCATCAGAGACCAAACTGTTTAAAAGTTGTAACAACTAGACCTTCTCCTCCTATAGGGGTCAGTGGTGGACTCACTTTTGGAGCCATATCTCTTGCCAGTAGAACTCCAAATGAGGATCTCACAATAAAGGTTGAAACAGCATATCATTCTGCTGGAACTCTTGTCCTGTCTGATTCCTCACCACCAACCATGTCTTCTCTAGTTATTGTGACTAAGGACTCAAGTTCACAATCAGGTACTTTAGGAACAAGCACAAGGAGTTCTCGAGCTTTACGAGAACTTGTGTCTTCCCTACCTATTGAGGGTCGAATGCTTTTTGTGGCAGATGTCCTGCCCTTACCAGATACAGCTGCCACTGTGCAGTCATTATATTCAGAAGTAGAATTTTTTGGATTTGAAAGTTTAGGGGAGTCCTGTGAAAAGGCATCTGGAAGACTTTGGGCTAAAGGTGACCTTTTTACACAGCATATACTTCCAAGGCGGAAAATTGTTGTTTTTAGTACTATGGGAATGATGGAAGTAGTGTTTAATAGGCCTGTTGACATTCTGCGAAGGCTGTTTGAGGCTAACTCACCTAGATCGATCTTGGAAGATTTCTTCAATCGTTTTGGTGCTGGTGAGGCAGCTGCAATGTGCTTATTATTAGCTGCGAGGATAGTTCATTCTGAGACTCTTATAAGCAATGCTGTTGCTGAGAAGGCAGCAGAAACATATGAGGATCCAAGAGTTGTTGGAATGCCACAACTTGAAGGGTTCAATGCACTATCAAACACTAGAACGACAACAGGGGGTTTTAGCATGGGGCAGGTTGTTCAGGAGGCAGAGCCTGTATTTTCAGGCGCACATGAAGGGCTTTGCTTGTGCACATCAAGATTACTGTTCCCTCTCTGGGAACTCCCTGTGTTTGTTACCAGAGGGGGATTGGGTTCATCTGATGTGACATCCGAAAGTGGAGTAGTAACATGCAGACTCTCTGTTGGGGCTCTGCAAATCCTTGAAAATAAGGTTCGTTCTTTAGAGAAGTTCTTAAGGTCCAGAAGAAATCAGAGAAGGGGGCTTTATGGCTGTGTGGCTGGTTTAGGAGACGTGACCGGTTCTATATTGTATGGAACTGGTTCAGACCTAGGTAGTGGTGACAGAAATATGGTGAGGAACTTGTTTGGTGCCCATTCACGGAACATTGAGTCTACTGCTGGTGTTACAGCAAGTAAACGGCAACGATTACCTTATAGTCCTGCAGAATTGGCTGCCATGGAG GTCAGAGCAATGGAGTGTATCAGGCAGTTGCTTCTTAGATCTGGTGAAGCATTGTTTCTTCTACAGCTTATTTCGCAGCATCACGTGGCACGCTTGGTTCAGGGGTTTGATGCAAATTTACTACAAGCACTGGTTCAATTAACATTCCATCAACTAGTTTGTTCTGAGGAAGGAGACCGCATTGCTACAATGCTAATATCTGCACTAATGGAG TATTATACTGGTCCTGATGGCAGAGGAACAGTAGATGATGTTAGTGGTAGATTACGGGAAGGTTGTCCAAGCTATTTCAAGGAGTCAGATTACAAGTTTTTCTTGGCTGTGGAATGTCTTGAAAGAGCTGCTGTAACTTCAGACCCTGTGGAGAAGGATAATCTTGCTAGAGAGGCCTTCAATTTTTTGAGTAAAGTTCCAGAGTCTGCTGATTTAAGAACTGTTTGCAAAAGGTTTGAGGACTTGAG ATTTTATGAAGCTGTGGTATGCTTGCCTCTGCAGAAAGCCCAGGCTTTTGATCCTGCTGGTGATGCTTTCAATGATCAAATTGATGAATCTATTAGAGAACATGCAATTGCTCAACGTGAACAGTGCTATGAGATAATTACTAGTGCATTACGTTCTCTTAAGGGTGAATCTTCACAAAGGGAGTTTGGATCTCCAGTAAGGCCTGCTGCCATGCGACCAGTGCTTGATCAGGCTTCTCGGAAGAAATATATCTGCCAAATTGTTCAACTTGGTATTCAATCACCTGACAGACTCTTTCATGAGTATCTGTACCGGACTATGATTGAATTGGGCCTTGAAGATGAGCTACTGGAGTATGGAGGTCCTGATTTAGTGCCGTTCCTGCAAAATGCTGGCCGTGAACCATTGCAGGAG GTCCGAGCTGTTTCTAAAATATCCACAACTTCTCCCTTTGGTCATTCCAAAGCATCCATCACATCTACTCAAGCAAAATACTTCGATCTGTTGGCACGGTATTATGTCTTGAAGAGGCAGCATATGCTTGCAGCACACATATTGCTGAGACTGGCTGAAAGGCGCTCAACTGATGCAAGAGATGTTCCTAGTCTTGAACAGAG GCGCCAATACTTAAGCAATGCTGTCCTACAGGCAAAGAATGCAAGTGATAGTGGTGGTTTGGTAGGTTCCACAAGGGGTGCAGGTGCACTGGACAGTGGGTTGCTAGATTTGCTTGAGGGGAAGCTTGTGGTTCTTcggtttcaaataaaaataaaagaggaactGGAGGCTATAGCTTCTGTGTTACAATCTTCATCTAGCATGTCTGAGCCCATCCAAGATGGATCAGTCGCTGATAACAATGCCAATGTGGAGTATGCAAAAGTTGCACAGGAAAAAGCCAATGAACTATCGTTGGATTTAAAAAGCATTACACAACTATATAATGAATATGCAGTTCCTTTTGAACTCTGGGAG GTATGCCTTGAGATGCTTTACTTTGCAAATTATTCTGGTGATGCTGATAGTAGCATTGTAAGAGAAACCTGGGCTAGACTAATGGATAAAGCTCTTTCAAGTGGTGGGATTGCTGAAGCGTGTTCAGTATTGAAGAGGGTTGGTTCCCACATATACCCTGGAGATGGAGCTGTTTTACCTTTAGACACTTTATGTCTTCACCTTGAGAAGGCTGCTTTG GAGAGACTGGAGTCAGGGGTTGAATCTGTTGGAGATGAAGATGTAGCAAGAGCTCTTCTTGCAGCTTGCAAGGGTGCAACTGAACCTGTCCTGAATGCATATGATCAGTTGTTGTCAAATGGAGCTATTTTGCCATCTCCCAACCTTAGGTTACGCCTTCTTCGATCAGTGCTAGTGGTACTGCGAGAGTGGGCAATGTCTGTTTTTGCACAGAGGATGGGTACAACAACAAGTGGAGCTTCCCTGATATTAGGCGGAACATTCTCACAGGAGCAAACAACAGTCATTAACCAGGGTATTCGTGATAAGATCACAAGTGCTGCTAACAG GTACATGACAGAAGTGAGGAGGTTGCCACTTCCCCAGAGCAAAACTGAGGCTGTTTACCGAGGATTTCGAGAACTTGAAGAGTCTCTGATaagtcctttttcttttgatcgATTCTAA